A genomic segment from Acyrthosiphon pisum isolate AL4f chromosome A3, pea_aphid_22Mar2018_4r6ur, whole genome shotgun sequence encodes:
- the LOC100165632 gene encoding regulating synaptic membrane exocytosis protein 2 isoform X9 produces MTALPAHGTTHIAPSLCRVVALLSAVCWCWVLRMAAEMPDLSHLTPEEREIIESVVHRQKQEEQKEQEIMRRKQEEVILLEEKIRQRSEQQKKAGVELDATCHICLKTKFADGVGHLCNYCGIRCCARCGGKVTLRSSKVIWVCILCRKKQELLSKSGEWINHGMAAAGGDPSRRSEVSSPCMMSDKRPKLERAHSAVEKENVPLLQRSNSLLRRQYSQQEPSSRKEQEHGLTDEYYRTGHDDYYRGGQLEGVSHRTGTGNQSSRSSHHQPPLHQFGPAAVDCKQSMMGGRGGPGPVPVRKHKRPGNTMPPERLHQQHQQHQQHQHQHQRISFSSSEEEELRSTSECTSCDEHESEKGDAESNAGEDQTYKHSMTLSSQPMSWQRSPDNKFLIGHMVLNKSVWETPISPSSSAAAMLGLKITGGKFLSATGRRCAIIDRVRKGSTADMEGNLKPGDEVLEWNGCLLQGKTQKEVSDIISESKHLPQIELKVSRSILPRRASYGTPTKAKTSSMGLYDLRKDKPYVMVTSPGSPEHLASNPARVLRASKSVSGPNSLHVGGKIQVKLGFDPQSLKLVVTIMAASNLLPRSDGSPRSAYAKVCLLPDTSEKSKRRTKTIMNSTDPKWNQNFSFTTMRRSDLKFKVLQISLWDYDNNPTNQFLGEVLIELGLKKLENLAEWYPLTAHQEITGEGGITIGDYDMEYSGEHLSPPSTLSRQSDSDASDVDDCCSGRRVGADGASISSLGSSISPPPDYDHLDRRKSRRDMSPLQKSYVYGTTIEKKYGYEVSLKQQSVPIRSTTSVSHRSRSAAPTDSPSQHSRSRSKSPTMLSDRRSLSPPDYRYPGGIQSYRQGPSRFLARSATATPTSTPKKRQLPQIPGAMPSSLDERIPYYFDDQTSSFRRRTRQVQPRRVQSRTGGLGRLHHYGGLSDSDIPMQQLRSLTPPHVRGSMMSRGETGDTCDIDDSDSVISSALSTQSEQPRSTRFCCCNATDYRYPSTSHSPSCSFSKSSSKRDSIHLYRYNSFPADYFLLHPIDNRPVLTENSPTENPKPLKKTRFNLNHLDNHDPLYDSDSGLDMLGFQSPTERQRSRRKRNLTLDLGESVLDVVGSYSGAAVAFSYALTDPLNAIVHGSDYGASHSRSGSQQSPVMAPTTDSKRAQFSRSLSNADVQTDNITDSGSSGKRRGDSSSLTESAGKSSASGTNSSTSGMGKKSASASQLSATGRKRRLGFGSKGKSSFTVHRSEEVLPGASRPLVKQPSSVSSDGEASQDGERLIIAGQSTEGEVTTFIGKLGPGQKVSRQILGTPYRGDVKIGFNFFVNFMEVTVFEAKDLINVKETKTKLPDTYVKVYLVKGKKCVEKHRTKTIKESLQPKYMEMLKFKSSPAGCLIQVSVWGDYGREKGRKVFMGVAVIYMDSITTSPGSSLTEWYRLFGSSSL; encoded by the exons GCGCACGGGACGACGCACATAGCACCGTCGTTGTGCCGGGTGGTGGCGCTTCTTAGTGCCGTGTGCTGGTGTTGGGTACTGAGAATGGCTGCCGAGATGCCGGACCTGTCGCACCTGACGCCCGAGGAACGGGAGATCATCGAGTCCGTAGTGCACAGGCAAAAACAGGAGGAACAGAAGGAACAGGAAATCATGAG GCGAAAGCAAGAAGAAGTAATTTTATTGGAAGAGAAAATCCGGCAACGCAGTGAACAGCAAAAAAAGGCAGGCGTCGAGTTGGACGCAACTTGTCATATATGCCTGAAGACCAAATTTGCCGACGGTGTCGGACACCTGTGCAACTATTGCGGTATCAGATGTTGTGCCAGGTGTGGTGGCAAGGTTACCCTGCGTTCTAGCAAA GTGATATGGGTGTGCATATTGTGCCGGAAAAAACAAGAGCTTCTCAGCAAGTCTGGGGAATGGATCAACCACGGTATGGCGGCCGCGGGCGGCGACCCGTCCCGACGTTCCGAGGTGTCGTCGCCCTGTATGATGTCGGATAAGAGGCCCAAGCTCGAGAGGGCACACAGCGCAGTGGAAAAGGAGAACGTGCCACTGTTGCAACGGTCCAATAGCCTCCTGCGGCGCCAATACTCCCAACAGGAGCCGTCCAGCCGGAAGGAGCAGGAGCATGGACTGACCGACGAATACTATCGCACA GGCCATGACGATTACTATCGTGGCGGTCAGCTGGAAGGGGTGTCACACAGGACCGGAACCGGCAACCAGTCGTCCAGGTCTTCGCACCACCAGCCTCCGCTGCACCAGTTCGGTCCTGCTGCGGTGGACTGTAAACAGTCGATGATGGGGGGTCGTGGAGGTCCCGGTCCCGTGCCGGTGCGCAAGCACAAAAGGCCCGGGAACACGATGCCCCCCGAACGGCTACACCAGCAGCACCAGCAGCACCAACAGCACCAGCACCAGCACCAACGCATCAGTTTTTCCAGCTCTGAGGAGGAGGAGCTGCGGTCCACGTCTGAGTGCACCAGCTGTGACGAGCACGAAAGCGAAAAAG GTGACGCAGAGAGTAATGCGGGAGAAGACCAGActtataaacattcaatgacaTTATCATCG CAACCGATGTCGTGGCAACGGAGCCCCGATAACAAGTTCTTGATAGGTCACATGGTGCTTAACAAGTCTGTTTGGGAGACCCCGATCAGCCCGTCTTCCAGCGCGGCCGCCATGTTGGGCCTGAAAATCACCGGCGGCAAATTCCTGTCGGCCACCGGAAGGAGATGCGCGATTATCGATCGCGTCCGGAAAGGCAGTACAGCTGACATGGAGGGAAATTTGAAACCGG GAGACGAGGTTTTGGAATGGAATGGTTGTCTATTGCAAGGAAAAACACAAAAAGAAGTCTCAGACATTATTTCAGAATCAAAACATTTGCCACAAATCGAGCTCAAAGTGTCCAGGTCAATACTTCCGAGAAGAGCAAGTTATGGCACTCCAACtaaag CTAAAACGAGTTCAATGG gtTTATATGATTTGCGTAAAGATAAACCTTATGTAATGGTTACTTCACCGGGTAGTCCTGAACATTTGGCTTCAAATCCAGCCCGGGTTTTAAGGGCTTCCAAAAGTGTTAGCGGACCGAATAGTTTACACGTCGGAGGGAAGATacag GTCAAATTAGGTTTTGACCCGCAATCACTGAAGTTGGTCGTAACTATAATGGCCGCTTCAAATCTGTTACCACGGTCTGATGGTTCACCAAGATCAGCATACGCCAAAGTATGCCTTTTACCGGATACAAGTGAAAAATCCAAACGAAGGACTAAAACGATAATGAATTCCACTGATCCTAAATGGaatcaaaatttttcatttacaacTATGAGAAGGTcggatttaaagtttaaagttctTCAAATTTCGTTATGGGATTATGATAACAATCCTACGAATCAATTCCTTGGTGAGGTACTGATCGAATTGGgacttaaaaaattagaaaacttGGCTGAATGGTATCCATTGACTGCACATCAAGAAATAACT ggAGAAGGAGGTATTACAATAGGTGATTATGATATGGAATACTCAGGAGAACACCTGTCTCCACCATCTACATTATCTCGACAATCAGATTCAGATGCTTCGGATGTTGATGATTGCTGTAGCGGACGACGAGTTGGAGCTGATGGCGCATCCATAAGTAGCCTCGGTAGTTCTATAAG CCCACCGCCCGATTATGATCATTTGGATCGGAGAAAAAGTCGTAGAGATATGTCACCATTACAAAAGTCATACGTGTATGGCactacaattgaaaaaaaatatggatacGAAGTCagtttaaaa caGCAGTCCGTACCAATTCGATCTACAACAAGTGTTAGTCATAGATCTAGATCTGCTGCACCGACTGATTCTCCTAGCCAACATTCCAGATCACGATCGAAAAGTCCAACCATGCTCTCCGACAGAAGAAGTTTATCTCCTCCAGATTATAGGTATCCTGGAGGTATTCAGAGCTATAGACAAGGTCCATCAAGGTTCTTAGCTAGGTCAGCAACAGCTACTCCTACATCCACTCCCAAAAAACGTCAACTTCCCCAAATTCCAGGAGCTATGCCTTCTTCTTTAGATGAACGAATTCCATAT tattttgatGACCAAACGTCATCGTTTCGAAGAAGAACGAGACAAGTGCAACCTCGGAGAGTTCAGAGTAGAACAGGAGGCCTTGGTAGATTACACCATTATGGTGGACTAAGTGATAGTGATATACCTATGCAACAACTTCGATCTCTGACACCTCCACACGTTAGAGGATCCATGATGTCCAGAGGAGAAACTGGAGATACTTGTGATATTGATGATAGTGATAGTGTTATCAGCAGTGCTTTATCTACGCAATCTGAACAGCCCAGATCGACGAGATTTTG CTGCTGCAACGCCACCGATTACCGCTACCCATCAACGTCACATTCACCCAGCTGTAGTTTTAGTAAAAGTAGTAGCAAGCGTGATAGTATACATTTGTACCGTTATAATTCATTTCCTGCTGATTATTTTTTACTCCATCCGATAGATAATAGACCGGTTTTAACGGAAAATTCGCCGACTGAAAACccaaaacctttaaaaaaaacacgatttaatttaaatcatctTGATAACCACGATCCTCTTTATGATTCCGATTCGGGGTTGGATATGCTAGGTTTTCAATCACCGACAGAGAGGCAAAGATCCCGTAGGAAAAGAAACCTGACTCTAGATTTAGGCGAATCAGTGTTAGACGTAGTGGGTAGCTATAGTGGCGCTGCTGTAGCGTTTAGTTATGCTTTAACCGACCCTTTAAATGCTATTGTCCATGGCAGTGATTATGGAGCGTCGCACAGTAGATCTGGATCGCAACAATCTCCTGTCATGGCACCAACGACCGATAGCAAGAGGGCTCAATTTTCACGGAGCCTGTCTAATGCTGATGTACAAACAGATAACATAACCG ATTCTGGTAGTTCAGGAAAACGAAGAGGTGATTCGTCTTCCTTAACAGAAAGTGCCGGTAAAAGCTCAGCTTCTGGGACCAACTCTTCCACTTCCGGTATGGGGAAAAAAAGTGCATCAGCTTCTCAATTATCAGCAACCG GGCGCAAGCGTAGGTTAGGTTTTGGTTCGAAAGGAAAATCTTCGTTTACGGTGCACAGAAGTGAAGAAGTGCTGCCTGGGGCAAGTCGCCCCCTCGTCAAACAGCCGTCCAGCGTTTCTAGTGACGGTGAAGCATCCCAAGACGGCGAAAGgttaataat CGCCGGTCAGTCCACTGAGGGTGAAGTGACCACGTTCATTGGTAAACTTGGACCCGGGCAAAAAGTTAGTCGACAAATATTGGGGACTCCATATCGAGGTGACGTTAAAATCGGATTCAATTTTTTCGTAAACTTTATGGAAGTCACTGTTTTTGAAGCCAAGGATCTAATTAATGTTAAGGAAACAAAAACGAAGCTTCCAG ataCATACGTCAAAGTATACCTTGTGAAAGGCAAAAAGTGCGTGGAAAAACATcgtacaaaaacaattaaagagAGCTTGCAACCTAAGTACATGGAAATGCTCAAATTTAAAAGTTCCCCAGCTGGTTGTTTAATCCAG GTGTCGGTGTGGGGAGATTACGGACGCGAAAAAGGGAGAAAAGTGTTTATGGGGGTGGCCGTGATTTATATGGACAGCATAACTACGAGTCCCGGATCGTCATTGACAGAGTGGTACAGACTGTTCGGATCGTCGTCGTTG TGA
- the LOC100165632 gene encoding regulating synaptic membrane exocytosis protein 1 isoform X12, whose product MTALPAHGTTHIAPSLCRVVALLSAVCWCWVLRMAAEMPDLSHLTPEEREIIESVVHRQKQEEQKEQEIMRRKQEEVILLEEKIRQRSEQQKKAGVELDATCHICLKTKFADGVGHLCNYCGIRCCARCGGKVTLRSSKVIWVCILCRKKQELLSKSGEWINHGMAAAGGDPSRRSEVSSPCMMSDKRPKLERAHSAVEKENVPLLQRSNSLLRRQYSQQEPSSRKEQEHGLTDEYYRTGHDDYYRGGQLEGVSHRTGTGNQSSRSSHHQPPLHQFGPAAVDCKQSMMGGRGGPGPVPVRKHKRPGNTMPPERLHQQHQQHQQHQHQHQRISFSSSEEEELRSTSECTSCDEHESEKGLYDLRKDKPYVMVTSPGSPEHLASNPARVLRASKSVSGPNSLHVGGKIQVKLGFDPQSLKLVVTIMAASNLLPRSDGSPRSAYAKVCLLPDTSEKSKRRTKTIMNSTDPKWNQNFSFTTMRRSDLKFKVLQISLWDYDNNPTNQFLGEVLIELGLKKLENLAEWYPLTAHQEITGEGGITIGDYDMEYSGEHLSPPSTLSRQSDSDASDVDDCCSGRRVGADGASISSLGSSISPPPDYDHLDRRKSRRDMSPLQKSYVYGTTIEKKYGYEVSLKQQSVPIRSTTSVSHRSRSAAPTDSPSQHSRSRSKSPTMLSDRRSLSPPDYRYPGGIQSYRQGPSRFLARSATATPTSTPKKRQLPQIPGAMPSSLDERIPYYFDDQTSSFRRRTRQVQPRRVQSRTGGLGRLHHYGGLSDSDIPMQQLRSLTPPHVRGSMMSRGETGDTCDIDDSDSVISSALSTQSEQPRSTRFCCCNATDYRYPSTSHSPSCSFSKSSSKRDSIHLYRYNSFPADYFLLHPIDNRPVLTENSPTENPKPLKKTRFNLNHLDNHDPLYDSDSGLDMLGFQSPTERQRSRRKRNLTLDLGESVLDVVGSYSGAAVAFSYALTDPLNAIVHGSDYGASHSRSGSQQSPVMAPTTDSKRAQFSRSLSNADVQTDNITDSGSSGKRRGDSSSLTESAGKSSASGTNSSTSGMGKKSASASQLSATGRKRRLGFGSKGKSSFTVHRSEEVLPGASRPLVKQPSSVSSDGEASQDGERLIIAGQSTEGEVTTFIGKLGPGQKVSRQILGTPYRGDVKIGFNFFVNFMEVTVFEAKDLINVKETKTKLPDTYVKVYLVKGKKCVEKHRTKTIKESLQPKYMEMLKFKSSPAGCLIQVSVWGDYGREKGRKVFMGVAVIYMDSITTSPGSSLTEWYRLFGSSSL is encoded by the exons GCGCACGGGACGACGCACATAGCACCGTCGTTGTGCCGGGTGGTGGCGCTTCTTAGTGCCGTGTGCTGGTGTTGGGTACTGAGAATGGCTGCCGAGATGCCGGACCTGTCGCACCTGACGCCCGAGGAACGGGAGATCATCGAGTCCGTAGTGCACAGGCAAAAACAGGAGGAACAGAAGGAACAGGAAATCATGAG GCGAAAGCAAGAAGAAGTAATTTTATTGGAAGAGAAAATCCGGCAACGCAGTGAACAGCAAAAAAAGGCAGGCGTCGAGTTGGACGCAACTTGTCATATATGCCTGAAGACCAAATTTGCCGACGGTGTCGGACACCTGTGCAACTATTGCGGTATCAGATGTTGTGCCAGGTGTGGTGGCAAGGTTACCCTGCGTTCTAGCAAA GTGATATGGGTGTGCATATTGTGCCGGAAAAAACAAGAGCTTCTCAGCAAGTCTGGGGAATGGATCAACCACGGTATGGCGGCCGCGGGCGGCGACCCGTCCCGACGTTCCGAGGTGTCGTCGCCCTGTATGATGTCGGATAAGAGGCCCAAGCTCGAGAGGGCACACAGCGCAGTGGAAAAGGAGAACGTGCCACTGTTGCAACGGTCCAATAGCCTCCTGCGGCGCCAATACTCCCAACAGGAGCCGTCCAGCCGGAAGGAGCAGGAGCATGGACTGACCGACGAATACTATCGCACA GGCCATGACGATTACTATCGTGGCGGTCAGCTGGAAGGGGTGTCACACAGGACCGGAACCGGCAACCAGTCGTCCAGGTCTTCGCACCACCAGCCTCCGCTGCACCAGTTCGGTCCTGCTGCGGTGGACTGTAAACAGTCGATGATGGGGGGTCGTGGAGGTCCCGGTCCCGTGCCGGTGCGCAAGCACAAAAGGCCCGGGAACACGATGCCCCCCGAACGGCTACACCAGCAGCACCAGCAGCACCAACAGCACCAGCACCAGCACCAACGCATCAGTTTTTCCAGCTCTGAGGAGGAGGAGCTGCGGTCCACGTCTGAGTGCACCAGCTGTGACGAGCACGAAAGCGAAAAAG gtTTATATGATTTGCGTAAAGATAAACCTTATGTAATGGTTACTTCACCGGGTAGTCCTGAACATTTGGCTTCAAATCCAGCCCGGGTTTTAAGGGCTTCCAAAAGTGTTAGCGGACCGAATAGTTTACACGTCGGAGGGAAGATacag GTCAAATTAGGTTTTGACCCGCAATCACTGAAGTTGGTCGTAACTATAATGGCCGCTTCAAATCTGTTACCACGGTCTGATGGTTCACCAAGATCAGCATACGCCAAAGTATGCCTTTTACCGGATACAAGTGAAAAATCCAAACGAAGGACTAAAACGATAATGAATTCCACTGATCCTAAATGGaatcaaaatttttcatttacaacTATGAGAAGGTcggatttaaagtttaaagttctTCAAATTTCGTTATGGGATTATGATAACAATCCTACGAATCAATTCCTTGGTGAGGTACTGATCGAATTGGgacttaaaaaattagaaaacttGGCTGAATGGTATCCATTGACTGCACATCAAGAAATAACT ggAGAAGGAGGTATTACAATAGGTGATTATGATATGGAATACTCAGGAGAACACCTGTCTCCACCATCTACATTATCTCGACAATCAGATTCAGATGCTTCGGATGTTGATGATTGCTGTAGCGGACGACGAGTTGGAGCTGATGGCGCATCCATAAGTAGCCTCGGTAGTTCTATAAG CCCACCGCCCGATTATGATCATTTGGATCGGAGAAAAAGTCGTAGAGATATGTCACCATTACAAAAGTCATACGTGTATGGCactacaattgaaaaaaaatatggatacGAAGTCagtttaaaa caGCAGTCCGTACCAATTCGATCTACAACAAGTGTTAGTCATAGATCTAGATCTGCTGCACCGACTGATTCTCCTAGCCAACATTCCAGATCACGATCGAAAAGTCCAACCATGCTCTCCGACAGAAGAAGTTTATCTCCTCCAGATTATAGGTATCCTGGAGGTATTCAGAGCTATAGACAAGGTCCATCAAGGTTCTTAGCTAGGTCAGCAACAGCTACTCCTACATCCACTCCCAAAAAACGTCAACTTCCCCAAATTCCAGGAGCTATGCCTTCTTCTTTAGATGAACGAATTCCATAT tattttgatGACCAAACGTCATCGTTTCGAAGAAGAACGAGACAAGTGCAACCTCGGAGAGTTCAGAGTAGAACAGGAGGCCTTGGTAGATTACACCATTATGGTGGACTAAGTGATAGTGATATACCTATGCAACAACTTCGATCTCTGACACCTCCACACGTTAGAGGATCCATGATGTCCAGAGGAGAAACTGGAGATACTTGTGATATTGATGATAGTGATAGTGTTATCAGCAGTGCTTTATCTACGCAATCTGAACAGCCCAGATCGACGAGATTTTG CTGCTGCAACGCCACCGATTACCGCTACCCATCAACGTCACATTCACCCAGCTGTAGTTTTAGTAAAAGTAGTAGCAAGCGTGATAGTATACATTTGTACCGTTATAATTCATTTCCTGCTGATTATTTTTTACTCCATCCGATAGATAATAGACCGGTTTTAACGGAAAATTCGCCGACTGAAAACccaaaacctttaaaaaaaacacgatttaatttaaatcatctTGATAACCACGATCCTCTTTATGATTCCGATTCGGGGTTGGATATGCTAGGTTTTCAATCACCGACAGAGAGGCAAAGATCCCGTAGGAAAAGAAACCTGACTCTAGATTTAGGCGAATCAGTGTTAGACGTAGTGGGTAGCTATAGTGGCGCTGCTGTAGCGTTTAGTTATGCTTTAACCGACCCTTTAAATGCTATTGTCCATGGCAGTGATTATGGAGCGTCGCACAGTAGATCTGGATCGCAACAATCTCCTGTCATGGCACCAACGACCGATAGCAAGAGGGCTCAATTTTCACGGAGCCTGTCTAATGCTGATGTACAAACAGATAACATAACCG ATTCTGGTAGTTCAGGAAAACGAAGAGGTGATTCGTCTTCCTTAACAGAAAGTGCCGGTAAAAGCTCAGCTTCTGGGACCAACTCTTCCACTTCCGGTATGGGGAAAAAAAGTGCATCAGCTTCTCAATTATCAGCAACCG GGCGCAAGCGTAGGTTAGGTTTTGGTTCGAAAGGAAAATCTTCGTTTACGGTGCACAGAAGTGAAGAAGTGCTGCCTGGGGCAAGTCGCCCCCTCGTCAAACAGCCGTCCAGCGTTTCTAGTGACGGTGAAGCATCCCAAGACGGCGAAAGgttaataat CGCCGGTCAGTCCACTGAGGGTGAAGTGACCACGTTCATTGGTAAACTTGGACCCGGGCAAAAAGTTAGTCGACAAATATTGGGGACTCCATATCGAGGTGACGTTAAAATCGGATTCAATTTTTTCGTAAACTTTATGGAAGTCACTGTTTTTGAAGCCAAGGATCTAATTAATGTTAAGGAAACAAAAACGAAGCTTCCAG ataCATACGTCAAAGTATACCTTGTGAAAGGCAAAAAGTGCGTGGAAAAACATcgtacaaaaacaattaaagagAGCTTGCAACCTAAGTACATGGAAATGCTCAAATTTAAAAGTTCCCCAGCTGGTTGTTTAATCCAG GTGTCGGTGTGGGGAGATTACGGACGCGAAAAAGGGAGAAAAGTGTTTATGGGGGTGGCCGTGATTTATATGGACAGCATAACTACGAGTCCCGGATCGTCATTGACAGAGTGGTACAGACTGTTCGGATCGTCGTCGTTG TGA